In one window of Paenarthrobacter nicotinovorans DNA:
- the moaA gene encoding GTP 3',8-cyclase MoaA has protein sequence MSVQLGMPMPPSSSAAGSTESGGQTPPPRPAGTPAGLWDQYGRRATDMRLSLTDKCNLRCTYCMPAEGLDWLSKQAVMTRDEIVRIVRIGVTALGVRELRLTGGEPLVRADLTDIISGIRGEHPDLPISMTTNGVGLDKKAAALKAAGLNRINVSLDSLHEETFTKLTRRPFLDRVLAGVDAAWAAGLGPVKLNAVLMRGINDAESPDLLAWALGRGYELRFIEQMPLDADHGWTRRNMITAAEIRELLSRDFVLSNDPRERDGAPAERFEVRRRDTASGDASGPVLGTVGIIASVTEPFCSDCRRTRITAEGKIMSCLFSREEFDLLGLLRSGATDTELAGRWQDAMWIKPKAHGMDHTGLGAADFVQPDRSMSAIGG, from the coding sequence ATGAGTGTTCAGTTGGGCATGCCGATGCCCCCTTCCAGCAGTGCCGCAGGCAGCACGGAAAGCGGTGGGCAAACACCGCCACCCCGCCCTGCCGGAACGCCTGCCGGTTTGTGGGATCAGTACGGTCGTCGGGCCACTGACATGCGTCTTTCCCTGACCGACAAATGCAATCTGCGGTGCACGTACTGCATGCCTGCCGAGGGCCTCGACTGGCTTTCCAAGCAAGCTGTCATGACCCGGGATGAGATCGTCAGGATAGTCCGCATCGGCGTCACCGCCCTGGGCGTGCGGGAACTTCGCCTCACCGGCGGCGAACCCCTGGTCCGCGCCGACCTCACAGACATTATTTCCGGCATCCGCGGCGAACATCCGGATCTTCCCATCTCCATGACAACCAACGGTGTGGGGTTGGACAAGAAAGCTGCTGCCCTGAAGGCTGCCGGCCTGAACCGGATCAACGTCTCCCTTGATTCCCTGCATGAGGAGACATTCACCAAACTCACCCGTCGTCCGTTCCTGGACAGGGTCCTGGCCGGCGTGGACGCCGCGTGGGCGGCCGGCCTGGGTCCCGTCAAGCTCAACGCCGTGCTGATGCGTGGCATCAACGACGCCGAGTCCCCGGACCTCCTTGCCTGGGCATTGGGCCGCGGCTACGAACTCCGATTCATCGAGCAGATGCCGCTCGACGCCGACCACGGCTGGACCCGACGCAACATGATCACGGCCGCGGAGATCCGGGAGCTCCTGTCCCGGGACTTCGTGTTGTCCAACGACCCCCGTGAACGGGACGGCGCTCCAGCAGAGCGGTTTGAAGTACGACGCCGGGACACGGCTTCGGGGGATGCCTCCGGTCCCGTGCTGGGCACCGTTGGCATCATCGCCTCCGTCACCGAGCCGTTCTGCTCGGACTGCCGCCGCACGCGCATCACCGCAGAGGGCAAGATCATGAGCTGCCTGTTCTCCCGTGAAGAGTTCGACCTCCTGGGGCTGCTTCGCAGCGGGGCTACGGATACCGAGCTCGCCGGCCGTTGGCAGGACGCCATGTGGATCAAGCCCAAGGCCCATGGCATGGACCACACCGGTCTCGGCGCAGCGGACTTCGTCCAGCCGGACCGCAGCATGAGCGCAATCGGAGGCTGA
- a CDS encoding molybdopterin molybdotransferase MoeA, producing MSVPRSVAAHRQVIAELLTTAAARKGTHRLPLMDALGRVLAVDLHAPLSLPPFANSQMDGFAVRSADIPDGGAKLPVAAPVPAGAAPEALKPGHAAPIMTGAMMPEGADAVVPIEKATPGTFPAPTDVDAEVELPAVEPGTYVRDSGSDIGKGALALAAGTLLGPSQLGLLAALGLVEVEIRQPWRVLLVTTGDEVLEPGTELTAGKIYDSNGTLLEASMRQAGLDVVRTGISDDQPEGLLAVLRQHLADPDKPVDMIVSTGGVSKGAYEVVRLAMTGQPVEFLHVAMQPGGPQGLGTFEGTPFIGFPGNPVSCLVSFEMFLRPALSQVAGAPSPRPVLRAHLAEGLTSPQGKHQVRRGTVMGDVVRMEGGAGSHLVHALARANALVQIPEDVTELAEGDEVEVWML from the coding sequence ATATCCGTGCCCAGATCCGTTGCAGCCCACCGTCAGGTAATCGCGGAATTGCTGACAACAGCCGCCGCAAGGAAAGGCACGCACCGGCTTCCGTTGATGGACGCACTCGGAAGGGTGCTCGCCGTCGACCTCCACGCACCCTTGTCCCTCCCGCCCTTCGCCAACTCCCAAATGGACGGCTTTGCCGTCCGTTCAGCAGACATCCCCGACGGCGGTGCGAAGCTCCCCGTAGCGGCGCCCGTTCCGGCGGGTGCCGCGCCGGAAGCCCTGAAGCCGGGCCATGCCGCTCCGATCATGACCGGAGCCATGATGCCGGAGGGAGCGGACGCCGTCGTACCTATTGAGAAGGCGACGCCCGGCACTTTTCCGGCGCCCACGGACGTCGACGCGGAGGTGGAGCTGCCAGCGGTCGAGCCCGGGACGTACGTGCGTGATAGCGGCAGCGACATCGGCAAGGGAGCCTTGGCGCTTGCCGCCGGCACGCTGCTGGGCCCAAGCCAGCTGGGGCTGCTGGCAGCGCTCGGCCTTGTCGAAGTGGAGATCCGGCAGCCCTGGCGTGTCCTCCTGGTCACGACGGGCGATGAGGTCCTTGAACCGGGAACCGAACTGACAGCCGGGAAGATCTACGACTCCAATGGAACACTCCTGGAAGCCTCCATGCGGCAAGCCGGCCTCGACGTAGTCCGCACCGGTATCTCGGACGACCAACCCGAGGGCCTGCTGGCAGTCCTGAGGCAGCACCTCGCGGACCCGGACAAACCGGTGGACATGATCGTTTCCACCGGGGGAGTGAGCAAAGGGGCTTACGAAGTCGTGCGCCTGGCCATGACCGGGCAGCCGGTGGAATTCCTCCACGTCGCCATGCAACCTGGCGGACCACAGGGACTGGGCACTTTCGAAGGAACCCCTTTCATCGGCTTCCCGGGCAATCCCGTCAGTTGCCTGGTCTCCTTCGAAATGTTCCTCCGCCCCGCCCTTTCGCAGGTTGCCGGCGCACCCTCGCCCAGGCCCGTGCTGAGGGCACACCTGGCCGAAGGCCTTACCTCCCCGCAGGGCAAGCATCAGGTGCGCCGGGGGACCGTCATGGGTGACGTTGTCCGCATGGAAGGTGGTGCCGGCTCCCATCTGGTCCATGCCCTGGCCCGCGCCAATGCCTTGGTGCAGATCCCCGAGGACGTCACGGAACTCGCCGAAGGAGACGAAGTGGAAGTATGGATGTTGTGA
- a CDS encoding sensor histidine kinase has protein sequence MEGSELWTILAWVLFWAVLIGSATLLLLRLLRRASVLVRICLVVVATVAVLVAGMVSAFNAMFISARDLEVMWYILAMASAVAIALSLVLGAGVSRNAARLVEAARRIGRGETLETSGPEGRRAAPAMTSELAALEQELEASSRSLAESREREAAIETARRELVSWISHDLRTPLASMRAMTEALEDGMASDVQGYYRKIIGQTEQMTAMVNDLLELSKIQAGTLHLRAEALDLYDLVSDALSDLAPLAAKRGIRLDGGGDRECMAVADGPSLARAVRNILLNAIIYSRPETDVHVSVGRDNGNAVIAVQDHCGGIPEEDLPHLFETGWQKNPARGTQGSLQGSYSGAGIGLSMVAGIVKAHGGSVTVRNVDGGCRFALKLPAGSLPEPSPAPASPKPGPLETTETNEGLGGTS, from the coding sequence ATGGAGGGTAGCGAGCTCTGGACCATCCTTGCGTGGGTGCTCTTCTGGGCAGTCCTGATCGGCTCGGCAACGCTGCTCCTGTTGAGGTTGCTTCGGCGGGCCTCGGTACTGGTCCGGATCTGCCTGGTGGTGGTGGCCACCGTGGCTGTGCTGGTGGCCGGGATGGTCAGCGCCTTCAACGCGATGTTCATCTCTGCCCGGGACCTCGAAGTGATGTGGTACATCCTGGCGATGGCATCGGCCGTGGCTATAGCGCTGTCTTTGGTGCTCGGCGCGGGGGTGTCCAGGAACGCTGCCCGGCTGGTGGAGGCCGCCCGCAGGATAGGCCGTGGCGAAACGCTGGAGACCTCCGGGCCTGAGGGCAGGAGGGCGGCCCCTGCCATGACATCGGAGCTCGCTGCGCTTGAACAGGAACTGGAAGCCAGCAGCCGGAGCCTCGCCGAATCCCGGGAACGGGAAGCCGCCATCGAGACGGCACGGCGCGAACTTGTGTCCTGGATTTCCCATGATCTTCGAACGCCCCTTGCCAGCATGCGTGCCATGACCGAGGCCCTCGAAGACGGCATGGCCTCGGATGTGCAGGGCTATTACCGGAAGATCATCGGGCAGACCGAGCAGATGACTGCCATGGTCAACGACCTCCTGGAGCTTTCCAAGATCCAGGCCGGGACGTTGCATCTGCGCGCTGAAGCGCTGGACCTGTACGACCTCGTCAGCGATGCCCTCTCGGACCTGGCTCCGTTGGCAGCGAAACGGGGCATCAGGCTCGACGGCGGTGGTGACCGTGAGTGCATGGCCGTGGCGGACGGACCCAGCCTGGCCAGGGCCGTGAGGAACATCCTCCTCAATGCGATCATTTACAGCCGGCCGGAGACCGACGTCCACGTCAGTGTCGGGCGGGACAACGGAAACGCTGTCATTGCCGTCCAGGACCACTGCGGCGGCATTCCGGAGGAGGACCTTCCGCACCTGTTCGAAACGGGTTGGCAGAAAAACCCCGCCCGGGGCACCCAGGGGTCCCTGCAGGGAAGTTACAGCGGTGCCGGCATCGGGCTCAGCATGGTGGCGGGCATCGTCAAGGCGCACGGGGGATCAGTGACGGTCCGCAACGTCGACGGCGGCTGCCGCTTCGCCCTGAAACTTCCGGCCGGTTCGCTTCCGGAGCCATCGCCCGCTCCGGCTTCGCCAAAGCCCGGGCCGCTGGAAACCACTGAAACAAACGAGGGCCTTGGAGGCACATCATGA
- a CDS encoding molybdenum cofactor biosynthesis protein MoaE has protein sequence MGTETDFEVVSAVLSSEPISVDQAISAVESDTAGAVVSFSGVVRNHDGGKAVDRLSYSAHPTAHQVMSEVVARLVAEHSGEADQPVRIWAAHRIGTLEIGDPALVCAVAAAHRGQAFAVCSELVDRVKEQVPIWKEQFFSDGTVEWVGAGE, from the coding sequence ATGGGCACTGAAACAGACTTCGAAGTTGTCAGCGCTGTCCTCAGTTCCGAGCCGATCTCGGTGGACCAGGCCATCAGTGCAGTGGAATCGGACACTGCCGGCGCGGTCGTCAGCTTCAGCGGCGTTGTGCGCAACCACGACGGCGGCAAGGCAGTGGACCGGTTGAGCTACAGCGCCCATCCCACAGCGCATCAGGTCATGTCCGAGGTCGTGGCCCGGCTCGTCGCAGAGCACTCGGGCGAGGCTGACCAGCCGGTCCGTATCTGGGCTGCCCACAGGATAGGCACGCTGGAGATTGGTGATCCCGCGCTGGTATGTGCGGTTGCAGCTGCCCACCGTGGACAGGCGTTCGCTGTTTGCTCGGAACTCGTGGACCGGGTCAAGGAGCAGGTCCCCATCTGGAAGGAACAGTTCTTCTCCGACGGCACCGTTGAATGGGTAGGTGCGGGGGAGTAG
- a CDS encoding DUF1579 family protein, which translates to MDLPATAHAADILRDFIGHWRGITEIASSPWGTARTAEAEVVFTKAAGGHAVVQSYRHREPDGTHFEGHGMFTVDRDHGDTLWYYVDSMGKGPAAPVRGTWSGGVLTLDRRTADGVARHTFRVEDGVLVHTADLRLEGHSGFSPLLKSVFRKSPEPGA; encoded by the coding sequence CCGCTCATGCCGCGGATATTCTGCGGGATTTCATCGGTCATTGGCGGGGCATTACGGAGATTGCCTCTTCACCCTGGGGGACTGCACGGACGGCTGAGGCCGAAGTGGTGTTCACCAAGGCCGCCGGCGGCCACGCAGTGGTCCAGAGCTACAGGCACCGTGAGCCCGACGGCACCCATTTCGAAGGGCATGGCATGTTCACGGTCGACCGCGACCACGGAGACACCCTGTGGTACTACGTGGACAGCATGGGCAAGGGCCCGGCCGCTCCCGTGAGGGGAACCTGGAGCGGGGGAGTCCTGACCCTGGACAGGCGCACGGCCGACGGCGTGGCCAGGCACACCTTCCGGGTTGAAGACGGCGTCCTGGTGCACACCGCTGACTTGCGGCTGGAAGGACACAGCGGTTTCAGCCCACTGTTGAAGAGCGTGTTCCGGAAGAGCCCTGAACCGGGAGCTTAG
- a CDS encoding MogA/MoaB family molybdenum cofactor biosynthesis protein: MSACEPNAHGPRKAGVVIASTRAAAGIYADETGPIILDWLKEHGFDTFPTMVVPDGEAVGAALRALLTQEPAVIITSGGTGLSPDDHTPEMTLPLLDREIPGIMEGLRRAGAAKTPMAMLSRGHAGVAGKTFIINLPGSPKGVMDGLAVLDPVIGHLCEQLEGSHGH; encoded by the coding sequence ATGAGCGCATGCGAGCCGAACGCACACGGCCCCCGGAAGGCCGGCGTCGTGATTGCCTCCACCCGGGCCGCCGCCGGAATCTACGCCGATGAGACAGGTCCTATCATTCTCGACTGGCTCAAAGAGCACGGCTTCGACACCTTCCCCACCATGGTGGTCCCGGACGGTGAAGCCGTGGGTGCCGCCCTGAGGGCATTGCTGACCCAGGAACCGGCCGTCATCATCACCAGCGGGGGTACGGGCCTCAGCCCGGACGACCACACACCGGAAATGACGCTTCCACTGCTGGACCGGGAGATACCCGGCATCATGGAGGGCCTCCGCCGCGCAGGCGCCGCCAAGACCCCCATGGCGATGCTGAGCCGTGGCCACGCGGGCGTTGCGGGAAAGACATTCATCATCAACCTGCCGGGATCTCCCAAGGGAGTCATGGACGGACTGGCCGTCCTTGACCCTGTGATCGGGCATCTCTGCGAGCAATTGGAAGGAAGCCATGGGCACTGA
- a CDS encoding MoaD/ThiS family protein — protein MLVRYFAAARAAAGVEEEIHALPEGTSLEGLLEAALAVERPAPPEGTPTLARIVARSSFLRNEVAVRDHSVPLGTEDVIDVLPPFAGG, from the coding sequence TTGTTGGTCCGTTACTTCGCTGCCGCGCGTGCGGCAGCAGGCGTCGAAGAAGAAATCCACGCCCTCCCGGAAGGCACGAGTCTGGAGGGGCTCCTGGAAGCCGCCCTCGCCGTCGAACGTCCGGCGCCTCCGGAAGGTACGCCGACGCTGGCGAGGATAGTGGCACGCAGCAGTTTCCTCCGCAACGAAGTGGCCGTCCGTGACCACTCCGTGCCGCTGGGCACGGAAGACGTCATTGACGTGCTTCCGCCTTTCGCCGGAGGCTAA
- the dapB gene encoding 4-hydroxy-tetrahydrodipicolinate reductase: MTEQLAVAVLGANGRMGIEAVKAIEAAGDMTLVAALGRGDSLEKLLDAGAQYVVDLTVPDITETNVRFAVEHGIHAVVGTTGWNADRLESLRALLEQKPDTGVLIAPNFALGSVLASAFAAKASQYFESVEVIELHHPDKVDAPSGTAVRTAQLIAEARHEAGVPASPDATETSLDGARGCDVDGIRVHSVRLRGLVAHQEVLFGGPGEQLTLRHDSFDRASFMPGVLLGLRKVAANPGLTVGLDGYLDLGL, encoded by the coding sequence ATGACCGAACAACTTGCTGTTGCTGTGCTGGGCGCCAATGGGCGCATGGGAATCGAAGCCGTCAAGGCCATTGAAGCAGCAGGGGACATGACGCTTGTGGCAGCGCTCGGCCGTGGTGATTCGCTGGAGAAACTGCTCGACGCCGGTGCACAGTACGTTGTTGACCTCACCGTTCCGGATATCACCGAAACCAACGTCCGGTTCGCTGTTGAGCACGGAATCCACGCTGTTGTGGGTACCACCGGTTGGAATGCGGACAGACTGGAATCCCTGCGGGCGCTGCTGGAGCAGAAGCCGGACACAGGTGTCCTGATTGCCCCGAATTTTGCCCTGGGCTCAGTGCTGGCGTCCGCTTTCGCGGCCAAGGCTTCCCAGTACTTTGAATCCGTGGAAGTCATCGAACTGCACCACCCCGACAAGGTGGATGCCCCCTCGGGTACAGCGGTACGCACAGCCCAGCTCATCGCCGAAGCCCGGCATGAGGCAGGAGTGCCGGCGAGCCCGGACGCCACTGAAACCTCGCTGGACGGTGCCCGGGGCTGCGACGTGGACGGAATCCGTGTGCACAGCGTCCGGCTCCGCGGCCTGGTGGCCCACCAGGAAGTACTCTTCGGCGGACCCGGCGAACAGTTGACGCTGCGCCATGACTCCTTCGACCGGGCGTCCTTCATGCCCGGAGTCTTGCTGGGGCTGCGGAAAGTGGCAGCAAATCCCGGCCTGACGGTCGGCTTGGACGGCTACTTGGACCTGGGGCTCTAG
- the moaC gene encoding cyclic pyranopterin monophosphate synthase MoaC, whose amino-acid sequence MDVVNHTPESPAGPTGLTHLRQDGTAQMVDVSEKAVTTREATATATVRSTSEVLALLGAGELPKGDALAVARVAGIMAAKKTPELIPLCHPLPISKVTVDFELGTDSVGILATVKTRGVTGVEMEALTAASVAALSVYDMIKAVDKHAVLDDIRVLSKSGGKSGSWDVSGDSRPEARA is encoded by the coding sequence ATGGATGTTGTGAACCACACTCCCGAATCCCCGGCAGGCCCCACAGGCCTGACCCACCTGAGGCAGGACGGCACCGCCCAGATGGTGGATGTCTCCGAAAAAGCCGTCACCACCCGCGAAGCAACCGCCACGGCCACGGTCCGCTCCACCTCCGAAGTCCTGGCCCTGCTGGGTGCCGGCGAACTGCCCAAGGGCGATGCGCTCGCAGTTGCACGCGTTGCCGGCATCATGGCTGCAAAGAAAACACCTGAACTGATCCCGCTGTGCCATCCTTTGCCCATTTCCAAGGTCACGGTGGACTTTGAGCTGGGTACGGATTCCGTGGGGATCCTTGCCACGGTCAAGACCCGGGGCGTGACCGGCGTCGAAATGGAAGCGTTGACTGCGGCCTCCGTTGCCGCCCTGAGTGTCTACGACATGATCAAGGCCGTGGACAAACATGCCGTCCTGGACGACATCCGGGTGCTGTCCAAGAGCGGTGGCAAGAGCGGAAGCTGGGACGTCTCCGGGGACTCCAGGCCGGAGGCAAGGGCATGA
- a CDS encoding molybdopterin-dependent oxidoreductase — MSAPAVKQTKTGRPAGGARLWAPAAGLAAGAAGIAAGELTAGFLSPLVSPVTALGGAVIDAVPPAVKDLAVQLFGTADKVVLVASIVVVAGFLAALAGILERRRPGLGLALAGLAGVAGLTAVVTRAQAGPQAALAPIVAAVVTMLLLRMLVRRLDAWIPRGSTAGGDAAGRAPLARRSFLNALSGTALAAAVGGTVTAILTRATAVAAGFRSSLALPAPATPPQTIPAGASLSVPGISPLVTPNADFYRIDTALTVPAIDPPSWKLKVTGMVERDIELDFADLLAKPMTERHITIACVSNNVGGDLIGNALWLGWPVRELLAMAGPKAGADMVLSTSNDGWTASTPLEALTDDRDALLAVGMNGEPLPLEHGFPVRMIVPGLYGFVSATKWLTELKVTRFADDTAYWTPRGWSDHGPIKTQSRIDVPRSGRTVQPGKVQFGGVAWAQHRGIERVELRVNRGAWQKAQLAGAISTDTWYQWQIGIDLQPGDYEVQVRATDASGQPQTEDKAPVAPDGATGYHTITVKVA, encoded by the coding sequence ATGAGCGCGCCGGCAGTCAAGCAAACGAAGACCGGACGTCCCGCCGGCGGAGCCCGGTTGTGGGCACCTGCCGCCGGACTCGCTGCCGGAGCCGCCGGGATTGCCGCGGGAGAGCTGACGGCAGGATTCCTCAGCCCGCTGGTTTCTCCGGTGACGGCCCTCGGCGGCGCAGTGATAGACGCCGTCCCGCCCGCGGTGAAGGATCTGGCCGTGCAACTTTTCGGAACGGCCGACAAAGTCGTCCTGGTGGCCTCCATCGTGGTGGTCGCAGGATTCCTGGCCGCGCTCGCCGGCATCCTGGAACGCCGGCGGCCCGGACTGGGCCTGGCACTTGCCGGCCTGGCGGGCGTGGCGGGACTTACCGCCGTCGTCACCCGTGCCCAAGCCGGCCCGCAGGCAGCGCTGGCACCGATCGTGGCCGCAGTTGTCACCATGCTGCTCCTGCGGATGCTCGTTCGGAGGCTGGATGCCTGGATTCCGCGCGGGAGCACCGCGGGCGGGGACGCTGCCGGGCGGGCGCCCCTTGCCAGGAGGAGCTTCCTCAACGCCCTGTCCGGAACTGCCCTGGCAGCGGCGGTCGGAGGGACCGTCACCGCCATCCTCACCCGGGCCACCGCTGTGGCTGCCGGGTTCAGAAGCTCACTGGCACTGCCGGCGCCCGCAACGCCGCCGCAAACCATTCCCGCTGGCGCGTCCTTGAGCGTGCCGGGCATCAGCCCGCTGGTGACGCCGAACGCGGACTTCTACAGGATCGACACGGCCCTGACTGTCCCGGCCATCGATCCTCCGTCGTGGAAGCTGAAAGTCACCGGAATGGTCGAACGCGACATCGAACTGGACTTTGCCGACCTCTTGGCCAAACCCATGACTGAACGCCACATCACCATCGCCTGCGTTTCCAACAACGTTGGTGGCGACCTCATCGGCAACGCGCTGTGGCTGGGGTGGCCGGTGCGCGAACTGCTGGCCATGGCCGGCCCGAAAGCCGGTGCGGACATGGTGCTGTCCACCAGCAACGACGGCTGGACCGCCAGCACGCCCCTGGAAGCGCTCACCGACGACCGTGACGCCTTGCTGGCCGTGGGAATGAACGGGGAGCCGTTGCCTTTGGAACACGGGTTCCCGGTCCGGATGATTGTGCCTGGACTTTACGGGTTCGTCTCAGCCACCAAATGGTTGACCGAACTCAAAGTCACCCGTTTCGCGGACGATACTGCGTACTGGACACCCCGGGGGTGGAGCGACCACGGACCCATCAAAACGCAATCGCGCATTGACGTCCCACGCAGCGGACGGACGGTCCAGCCTGGAAAGGTCCAATTCGGCGGCGTTGCCTGGGCCCAACATCGTGGCATTGAACGCGTCGAACTGCGGGTCAACCGCGGCGCCTGGCAGAAGGCACAACTCGCCGGCGCCATCTCCACCGACACCTGGTACCAGTGGCAGATCGGCATTGACCTCCAACCTGGCGACTACGAAGTCCAGGTCCGGGCCACTGACGCAAGCGGCCAACCTCAAACCGAAGACAAAGCCCCAGTGGCCCCCGACGGCGCCACGGGTTATCACACCATCACCGTGAAAGTGGCCTGA
- a CDS encoding heparan-alpha-glucosaminide N-acetyltransferase domain-containing protein: MTSQETAPPRKTRGQRAAPTRLTGIDAARGAALLGMMATHLMPTFGPAPQWEPTMVGLVFSGRSAALFAVLAGIGLALSTGKQDPRSGKELWSARAGVAMRAVVIAVVGLALGGLDVNVAVILVHYAMLFLCILPFLGLRLKALCFWAAGWILVSPVLAFLVRPVLLDGNPPLQLGHNPGWEDLETPGRLLADLFFTGYYPVFQWISYLLVGLVIGRLALTTAAVQLMLLTSGLVVAGMAKICGVLAMEVWGGRAALSALPGTRGYPLESMLQVNLTGLQQVDSSWWLATASPHAGTTLDLLHTSGVAAGVVGIFLMLGRLAERIKVNFLLVLSGPGAMTLSLYSAHVWLVSGFTNQPLPAGWTAEGMYWTQALGAIGIGVCFALLRRRGPLEWAAHMASRLGSYRPAAVG; the protein is encoded by the coding sequence ATGACTTCGCAAGAGACGGCGCCTCCGCGAAAAACACGGGGTCAACGCGCGGCTCCCACCCGGTTGACCGGCATCGACGCAGCCAGGGGGGCTGCCCTCCTTGGCATGATGGCCACGCACCTGATGCCGACATTCGGCCCGGCACCCCAGTGGGAGCCAACAATGGTGGGCTTGGTGTTCTCGGGGCGGTCCGCTGCGCTGTTCGCGGTACTGGCCGGAATCGGCCTTGCACTGTCCACCGGCAAGCAGGATCCCCGCAGCGGAAAGGAGCTTTGGTCCGCGAGGGCCGGCGTGGCAATGCGCGCGGTGGTGATCGCCGTCGTCGGACTTGCGTTGGGAGGGCTGGACGTCAACGTCGCGGTGATCCTGGTCCACTACGCGATGCTGTTCCTGTGCATCCTGCCGTTCCTCGGCTTGCGGCTCAAAGCCCTTTGCTTCTGGGCGGCTGGGTGGATCCTTGTTTCACCCGTTCTCGCGTTCCTGGTCCGCCCCGTGCTGCTTGACGGGAACCCGCCGCTGCAGCTGGGGCACAACCCCGGCTGGGAAGATCTGGAAACCCCCGGCCGTCTGCTCGCCGATCTGTTCTTCACCGGGTACTACCCGGTGTTCCAGTGGATCTCCTACCTTCTTGTCGGCCTGGTCATCGGGCGGCTGGCACTGACGACGGCGGCCGTCCAGCTGATGCTGCTGACATCCGGACTCGTCGTGGCCGGCATGGCGAAGATATGCGGCGTGCTGGCCATGGAGGTATGGGGCGGCCGGGCAGCCCTGTCGGCGCTTCCCGGCACCAGGGGCTATCCCCTGGAGAGCATGCTCCAGGTCAATCTCACCGGGCTCCAGCAAGTGGACTCGTCGTGGTGGTTGGCTACGGCCTCACCGCATGCGGGCACCACGCTGGACTTGTTGCACACCAGTGGCGTTGCCGCCGGCGTCGTTGGGATTTTCCTGATGCTTGGCAGGCTCGCCGAACGCATCAAGGTCAATTTCCTGCTGGTGCTCAGCGGACCAGGCGCCATGACCTTGAGCCTGTATTCAGCGCACGTATGGCTCGTCTCGGGCTTCACCAACCAACCGCTTCCCGCCGGGTGGACCGCCGAAGGCATGTACTGGACGCAGGCGCTCGGAGCCATCGGCATCGGCGTGTGTTTCGCCTTGCTCCGGCGGCGTGGACCGCTTGAATGGGCTGCCCACATGGCATCGAGGCTGGGCAGCTACCGTCCGGCCGCGGTGGGCTGA
- a CDS encoding response regulator transcription factor, whose protein sequence is MTTNTASSAEPGNRRILLVEDEETIAAVVRDYLVRAGFQVDTAGDGFTALEVATARTPDLVILDRMLPGLDGVEVCRRLRQTMSVPVIMVTALGTEDDRILGLEMGADDYVTKPFSPRELVLRVKSVLRRSIKDHTPEPAVQSAGLELDPASRTVTMLGSPLALTAREFDLLAFLMRRPNQVFSREELIKAVWGWDFGDLSTVTVHVRRLREKIEANPTKPELLKTVWGIGYRFDVPTEGKAEAVHGG, encoded by the coding sequence GTGACCACAAATACGGCATCGTCAGCGGAGCCCGGAAACCGGCGCATCCTCCTGGTCGAAGACGAAGAGACCATTGCCGCTGTCGTCCGCGACTACCTGGTGAGGGCGGGCTTCCAAGTGGACACTGCGGGCGATGGCTTCACGGCCTTGGAAGTGGCCACGGCCCGCACACCGGACCTGGTCATCCTGGACCGTATGCTGCCGGGACTGGACGGGGTTGAAGTATGCCGGCGGTTACGCCAAACCATGAGCGTGCCGGTCATCATGGTCACGGCCTTGGGAACCGAAGACGACCGGATCCTGGGATTGGAGATGGGAGCTGACGATTACGTCACCAAGCCGTTTTCTCCCCGGGAACTGGTACTGCGCGTCAAGTCGGTACTGCGGCGCAGCATCAAGGACCATACGCCGGAACCAGCGGTCCAATCGGCAGGCCTGGAGCTTGACCCCGCGTCCCGGACTGTCACCATGCTTGGTTCACCGCTGGCTTTGACGGCCCGTGAATTCGACCTCCTGGCCTTCCTGATGCGCAGGCCCAACCAGGTGTTCAGCCGTGAAGAACTCATCAAAGCCGTGTGGGGATGGGACTTCGGAGACCTTTCCACGGTGACGGTCCACGTCCGGCGGCTGCGCGAGAAGATCGAAGCAAATCCCACCAAGCCGGAACTCCTCAAGACCGTGTGGGGCATCGGCTACCGCTTTGACGTTCCCACGGAGGGAAAGGCGGAAGCCGTCCATGGAGGGTAG